The Ferrovibrio sp. MS7 sequence CCTGCCCGGCATGCATCCGCATGCCATCATCCCGGACATGGCCGGCTTCGATTTCGCCAAATTCCTGAGCGGCCTGAAGCCCGCGGCCAGTATGGCTGCCCGTCATACCGTTGGCATGGTTGATCCCCTGGTGGCGGCGGACCAGAAGCCGGAAGATCGCGTCAATGACGGTTTGCCGGAAACCCTGGAAGAAGTGGCCGCAACTTATGGCCAGCGATATTTCAAGCTCAAGGTTGGCGGTGATCTGAAGGCCGATATCGAGCGCCTGAGCAAGATCGCCAGCGTGCTCGACCGCATGGCTGAGCCGTATTTCGCCACCATCGACGGCAACGAGCAGTATGCCACCGCCGAAGCGGCGCTGGAATTGTGGCATGCCATCGAGGCAACACCGGCATTGCAGCGCCTGGCGCAATCGACGCTGTTTGTTGAACAGCCGATTGCCCGCCAGATGGCACTTTCCACCTCGGTGGAGCCTTTCACCAAGGCCAAGCCGCTGATCATCGACGAGTCGGATGGCGAGATCGATTCCTTCCCGCGTGCCCGCGCGCTGGGCTATGACGGTGTGTCGTCGAAGGCTTGCAAGGGGTTCTACAAGTCGATCATCAACCGTGCCCGCTGCGAAAAGTGGAATGCTGAAGGCACTGGCCGGCGCTATTTCATGTCGGCGGAAGACCTCACTGTCCATGCCGGCGTGTCGCTGCAGCAGGATCTGGCCCTGGTCAACTATATCGGCCTCACCCATGTCGAGCGCAATGGCCATCACTTCGTCGATGGCTTCTGCGAGCGTCCGGCCAGCGAAGCCGATGCCTTCCTGAAGGCGCACTCGGATCTTTATCACCGCCATCACGGCAAGGTGCGGCTGCGCATCGAGCACGGCATGTTGCAGCTCGGTTCGCTGGATTGCGTCGGCTTCGGCCATGTGCCGGTGCCGGACTTCACGCAATTGACGGCCATGCCTGTCCCTGCTTAGCTGCGGGGATGAGGGAACTGCCATCTGAGATCGGTGGCCCATCCGCGTGGTATGGGCCGGATATGCTGCGCCAGCCCGACTGGCTCGGGCACTTCACATCGGCCGAGATCGCCGAGATCGATGCCGCCTTGGCTGGCCTGCAGGCCGATCCGGCGCATCTGACCGCCGCGGATTTCCCGTTACCGACATTGGGGCCGCGCCTGGCGGAAATCCGCGACGAGGTTCTGCATGGCCGTGGTTTCGCGCTGCTGCGCGGCTTGCCAGTGCAACGCTGGGATCAGCGCAGCGCCGCCATCGCCTTCCTCGGACTTGGCAGTCATATCGGCTCGGCGCGGTCGCAGAATGCCAAGGGGCATCTGCTCGGCCATGTGAAGGATATGGGCCTGTCCAGCGACGACCCCAATGTGCGCATCTACCAGACCCATGAGCGCCAGACCTTCCATACCGATTCCTGCGACATTGTCGGGCTGCTCTGCCTGCAGGAAGCGCGCCAGGGCGGCGATTCCGCGCTGGTCAGTTCGGTCACCATCTTCAACGAGATGCGCCGTCGCCGGCCTGATCTTGCCGCCCTGCTATTCGAGCCGGTCGAGACCGACCGGCGCGGCGAGGTGCCGGTAGGCGAGAAGCCGTATTTCACCATTCCGGTCTATAGCTGGCATGAGGGCCATCTCAATGCCATCTACCAGCGGCAATATATCGAATCGGCCCGCCGTTTCGCCGATGTGCCGCCGCTCACCGCCGCCCAGGTGGAGGCGCTGGACCTGTTCGATGCGCTCGCCAATGACCCGGCGCTGAATTTCCATATGCGGCTGCGGCCCGGCGATGTGCAACTGGTGCATAACCACACCCTGCTTCATGACCGCACAGCCTTCGAGGATTGGGCTGAGCCTGAGAAGCGCCGGCATCTGCTGCGGCTGTGGCTGGCCCCGGCCAATGCCCGCCCGCTGCCGGCTTTCTTCGCCCAACGCTATGGCAGCGTCGAGCCTGGGGCGCGCGGCGGCATCATCGTGCCGGGCACGCAGCTCACCGTGCCCTATGAG is a genomic window containing:
- a CDS encoding TauD/TfdA family dioxygenase encodes the protein MLRQPDWLGHFTSAEIAEIDAALAGLQADPAHLTAADFPLPTLGPRLAEIRDEVLHGRGFALLRGLPVQRWDQRSAAIAFLGLGSHIGSARSQNAKGHLLGHVKDMGLSSDDPNVRIYQTHERQTFHTDSCDIVGLLCLQEARQGGDSALVSSVTIFNEMRRRRPDLAALLFEPVETDRRGEVPVGEKPYFTIPVYSWHEGHLNAIYQRQYIESARRFADVPPLTAAQVEALDLFDALANDPALNFHMRLRPGDVQLVHNHTLLHDRTAFEDWAEPEKRRHLLRLWLAPANARPLPAFFAQRYGSVEPGARGGIIVPGTQLTVPYEAV
- a CDS encoding mandelate racemase — encoded protein: MTSQSPLLTVLAVEPFERAYNNRMTFRFGNITSTGGRQSVVRLLVRLADGREGWGYSSESIGGKWFDKRPELSDQQAADQLRRSLAMAGDLYMASKPRTPFGFFADHYAEHVAACGAKGLLPLVASYGPALLDRAILDAVCRLQGISFYAAMQSNLPGMHPHAIIPDMAGFDFAKFLSGLKPAASMAARHTVGMVDPLVAADQKPEDRVNDGLPETLEEVAATYGQRYFKLKVGGDLKADIERLSKIASVLDRMAEPYFATIDGNEQYATAEAALELWHAIEATPALQRLAQSTLFVEQPIARQMALSTSVEPFTKAKPLIIDESDGEIDSFPRARALGYDGVSSKACKGFYKSIINRARCEKWNAEGTGRRYFMSAEDLTVHAGVSLQQDLALVNYIGLTHVERNGHHFVDGFCERPASEADAFLKAHSDLYHRHHGKVRLRIEHGMLQLGSLDCVGFGHVPVPDFTQLTAMPVPA